A genomic region of Pseudomonas abietaniphila contains the following coding sequences:
- the tesB gene encoding acyl-CoA thioesterase II: MSHVLDDLVSLLSLEPIEENLFRGRSQDLGFRQLFGGQVLGQSLSAASKTVEDERHVHSLHGYFLRPGDAHLPVVYQVDRVRDGGSFSTRRVTAIQKGQPIFTCSASFQYDEEGFEHQSQMPQVVGPENLPSEVELMRQREHLIPAHMKDKLLCPKPIEFRPMTESDPYNPQPTDPVKYVWFRADGTLPDIPALHKYMLAYASDFNLLTTSLLPHGKTVWQKDMQIASLDHSLWFHGELRADDWLLYAMDSPWAGNSRGFSRGSVYNRAGKLVASVSQEGLIRHRKDWS; encoded by the coding sequence ATGAGCCATGTGCTGGATGATCTGGTGTCGCTGTTGAGCCTGGAACCGATCGAAGAAAACCTCTTCCGTGGGCGCAGCCAGGACCTTGGTTTCCGCCAGCTGTTTGGTGGTCAGGTGCTGGGCCAATCGCTGTCTGCCGCTAGCAAGACGGTCGAAGACGAGCGCCATGTTCATTCGCTGCACGGCTATTTTCTGCGTCCCGGCGATGCCCATCTGCCGGTCGTCTACCAGGTTGATCGCGTGCGCGACGGCGGCAGTTTCAGCACCCGCCGCGTGACGGCCATCCAGAAAGGCCAGCCCATTTTTACCTGCAGTGCGTCGTTCCAGTACGACGAAGAAGGGTTCGAACACCAGAGCCAGATGCCTCAGGTGGTCGGCCCGGAAAACCTGCCGTCCGAAGTCGAACTGATGCGTCAGCGCGAGCACCTGATTCCCGCGCACATGAAAGACAAGTTGCTGTGCCCCAAACCCATCGAGTTTCGACCGATGACGGAGTCCGACCCGTACAACCCCCAGCCGACCGATCCGGTGAAGTACGTCTGGTTCCGCGCCGACGGCACGCTCCCGGACATCCCGGCGTTGCACAAGTACATGCTCGCTTATGCGTCCGACTTCAATCTGCTCACCACCTCGCTGCTGCCTCACGGCAAGACGGTCTGGCAGAAAGATATGCAGATCGCCAGCCTCGACCATTCGCTGTGGTTCCACGGTGAGCTGCGGGCCGATGACTGGCTGCTGTATGCCATGGACAGTCCCTGGGCGGGCAACTCGCGTGGCTTCTCGCGTGGCAGTGTCTACAACCGGGCGGGTAAGCTCGTTGCGTCGGTCAGTCAGGAAGGCCTGATTCGCCATCGCAAGGACTGGTCGTGA
- a CDS encoding TIGR03862 family flavoprotein, whose translation MTSDTSSPAHTVAIIGGGPAGLMAAEVLSQAGFKVDLYDAMPSVGRKFLLAGVGGMNITHSEAYPAFLSRYAERAPMIAPLLRGFGAEALCEWIHGLGIQTFVGSSGRVFPTDMKAAPLLRAWLKRLRDAGVVIHNRHRWLGWNADNSLRMAHPEGELILQPAATLLALGGASWARLGSDGAWLPLLEERGVPVAPLQAANCGFEVSAWSDLLRDKFAGAPLKNIAIGLQGQPLRLGECVLTRTGVEGSLIYALSAQIREAINQQGLATVEIDLLPGKSLTDVQKALSKPRGARSMSKHLHSQLGIEGVKAALLRELAPAEAFADPARLAKAMKLLPLTLIKPRPLDEAISTAGGVPFEALDERLMLKPLPGVFCAGEMLDWEAPTGGYLLTACFASGRAAGLGMVEWLRG comes from the coding sequence ATGACTTCAGACACGTCCTCCCCTGCCCACACTGTCGCCATCATCGGCGGCGGCCCTGCCGGTCTGATGGCGGCCGAAGTGCTGAGCCAGGCGGGCTTCAAGGTCGATCTGTACGACGCCATGCCGTCGGTGGGTCGCAAGTTTCTGCTGGCCGGCGTGGGCGGGATGAACATCACTCACTCCGAGGCCTACCCGGCGTTTCTGTCGCGCTATGCCGAACGCGCCCCGATGATCGCCCCGCTGCTGCGAGGCTTTGGTGCCGAGGCGTTGTGCGAATGGATTCACGGACTGGGCATTCAGACGTTCGTGGGCAGTTCTGGCCGCGTGTTCCCGACGGACATGAAAGCCGCGCCGCTGCTGCGCGCCTGGCTCAAGCGCCTGCGCGACGCAGGCGTCGTTATCCACAACCGTCACCGCTGGCTGGGCTGGAATGCCGACAACAGCCTGCGCATGGCGCACCCGGAAGGTGAATTGATCCTTCAGCCAGCGGCGACCTTGCTCGCATTGGGTGGCGCCAGTTGGGCACGCCTCGGCTCCGATGGCGCGTGGTTGCCGTTACTGGAGGAACGCGGCGTGCCCGTCGCGCCGTTGCAAGCGGCGAACTGCGGTTTTGAGGTCTCGGCCTGGAGCGACCTGTTGCGCGACAAGTTTGCAGGCGCGCCACTCAAGAACATCGCCATCGGCCTGCAAGGGCAACCTCTGCGGCTGGGCGAATGCGTGCTCACCCGGACCGGTGTCGAAGGCAGCTTGATTTACGCGCTGTCGGCGCAGATTCGTGAGGCGATCAATCAACAGGGCTTGGCCACGGTGGAAATTGATCTGCTGCCGGGGAAAAGTCTGACCGATGTGCAGAAAGCGTTAAGCAAGCCACGTGGCGCTCGCTCGATGTCCAAGCATTTGCACAGTCAGCTCGGCATCGAAGGCGTGAAGGCGGCATTGTTACGTGAGTTGGCGCCCGCCGAGGCATTCGCTGATCCGGCGCGGCTGGCCAAGGCCATGAAGCTGTTGCCGCTGACGCTGATCAAACCCCGCCCGTTGGACGAAGCGATCAGCACGGCGGGTGGCGTTCCCTTCGAGGCCCTCGACGAGCGCCTCATGCTCAAACCTTTGCCGGGCGTGTTCTGTGCCGGGGAAATGCTCGATTGGGAAGCCCCTACCGGCGGCTATCTGCTCACCGCGTGCTTCGCCAGCGGCCGCGCGGCAGGCCTGGGGATGGTGGAATGGTTGCGCGGTTGA
- a CDS encoding HAD family hydrolase has product MSLSHLRHWVFDMDGTLTIAVHDFPAIKRALDIPQEDDILGHLAALPADVAAQKHAWLLEHERELAVASKPAPGAVELVRELAGRGYRLGILTRNARELAHITLEAIGIADCFNVEDVLGRDEAQPKPDPGGLLKLAEAWNVEPSQMVMVGDYQFDMACGKAAGTYTVLVNLPENPWPELTDWHADDCGVLREMLALNA; this is encoded by the coding sequence GTGAGCCTCTCGCACCTGCGTCACTGGGTGTTCGACATGGACGGCACCCTGACTATCGCCGTGCATGATTTTCCCGCCATCAAACGGGCCCTGGATATCCCGCAGGAAGACGACATTCTTGGTCATCTGGCGGCATTGCCGGCGGACGTTGCCGCGCAGAAACATGCGTGGTTGCTGGAACATGAGCGCGAGCTCGCCGTGGCGTCGAAACCTGCGCCAGGAGCCGTCGAGCTGGTCCGGGAACTGGCCGGACGCGGTTATCGACTGGGCATCCTCACCCGCAATGCGCGAGAACTGGCGCATATCACGCTGGAGGCGATTGGCATTGCCGACTGTTTCAACGTGGAAGACGTGCTGGGCCGCGATGAAGCGCAGCCCAAACCTGATCCGGGCGGATTGCTGAAACTGGCCGAGGCCTGGAACGTCGAGCCCTCGCAGATGGTGATGGTCGGCGATTACCAGTTCGACATGGCCTGCGGGAAGGCCGCAGGCACTTACACGGTGCTGGTCAACCTGCCGGAGAATCCGTGGCCGGAACTCACCGACTGGCATGCGGATGATTGTGGGGTGTTGCGGGAGATGCTCGCGTTGAACGCGTGA
- the rclC gene encoding reactive chlorine resistance membrane protein RclC, translating into MLTLNTLLQKASRLDKLGIHLIRIGVAIIFIWIGALKFVPYEADSITPFVANSPVMSFFYEHPHEYKEHLTHEGQLDPVKREWQVSNNTYAFSDGLGTVEILIGLLVLSYGFSRRLGMVGSVLAFLTPIVTLSFLFTTPEAWVSNLGDADYGFPYLSGGGRLVLKDVLMLAGAVMMIADSARQLLQAPVKR; encoded by the coding sequence ATGCTCACGCTCAATACCCTGCTGCAAAAGGCTTCCCGCCTCGACAAACTCGGCATCCATCTGATCAGGATCGGCGTCGCCATCATCTTTATCTGGATCGGTGCATTGAAGTTCGTGCCCTACGAGGCCGACAGCATCACCCCGTTCGTAGCCAACAGCCCGGTGATGTCGTTCTTTTATGAACACCCGCACGAGTACAAGGAACACCTGACCCATGAAGGCCAGCTCGACCCGGTCAAACGCGAATGGCAGGTTAGCAACAACACCTACGCGTTCTCCGACGGGTTGGGCACTGTCGAGATCCTGATCGGCTTGCTGGTGCTGTCATATGGCTTCTCTCGCCGTCTGGGCATGGTGGGTTCGGTCCTCGCCTTCCTGACGCCCATCGTGACCCTTTCGTTTCTCTTCACGACACCCGAAGCCTGGGTTTCCAATCTTGGCGATGCCGACTATGGATTCCCCTACCTCTCCGGCGGAGGCCGCCTGGTGCTCAAGGATGTGCTGATGCTTGCGGGCGCCGTGATGATGATCGCCGACTCGGCGCGCCAGCTGCTGCAGGCGCCGGTCAAACGGTGA
- a CDS encoding MFS transporter → MTLPASPSSRDFFIAAAALLIAMVGTTLPTPLYAIYQQRLGFDASWLTIIFSIYAAGVIAALLAVGSWSDQLGRRPMLLAGLSMGAISAVIFLCTDSIGGLLIGRLFSGFSAGIMTGTATVAVIELAPKAWKNATLMATAANMLGLGLGPLLAGFTSQYIDDPLHLIFYVHLAMLLLAALGIAVIRETVKRPAQLKLGIQKPSVPVSVRGVFISASIAGLAGFSVAGLFTSMVPSVMIHIMEERGGLVIGAVIGLFFVASIVGQASLQWLPKTQHMNLGCVGLMLGMISLGVSIATAQLLLLILAGLLAGIGQGMILRSGMGAVTASSPPDQKAAVTSAFFVVLYVSISVPVVAVGFSVQAFGLPHVGEFFASLVALVALLAMFSMKRVQARQAAVSSAGS, encoded by the coding sequence ATGACCTTGCCCGCTTCACCTTCTTCGCGCGACTTCTTCATTGCAGCCGCCGCGTTGTTGATCGCGATGGTCGGCACGACGCTGCCGACACCGTTGTATGCGATTTATCAGCAACGGCTGGGTTTCGATGCCAGTTGGCTGACGATCATTTTTTCCATTTATGCGGCAGGCGTGATCGCTGCGTTGCTGGCCGTCGGGAGTTGGTCGGATCAGTTGGGGCGGCGGCCGATGCTGCTTGCCGGGTTGTCGATGGGGGCGATCAGCGCGGTGATATTCCTGTGCACCGATTCGATCGGCGGCTTGCTGATCGGGCGACTGTTCTCAGGGTTTTCGGCCGGCATCATGACCGGTACGGCGACAGTGGCGGTGATTGAGCTGGCGCCCAAAGCCTGGAAGAACGCCACGTTGATGGCGACCGCCGCGAACATGCTGGGGTTGGGACTCGGGCCTTTGCTGGCCGGGTTCACTTCGCAGTACATCGACGATCCGTTGCACCTGATTTTCTACGTGCACCTCGCGATGTTACTGCTGGCTGCGCTGGGCATTGCCGTGATTCGCGAGACCGTAAAGCGTCCGGCGCAATTGAAGCTGGGCATTCAGAAACCCTCGGTCCCGGTCTCGGTTCGCGGTGTTTTCATTTCTGCGTCCATTGCTGGCCTGGCGGGTTTCAGTGTTGCGGGATTGTTCACCAGCATGGTGCCGTCGGTGATGATTCACATCATGGAGGAGCGGGGCGGACTGGTGATCGGTGCAGTGATCGGTTTGTTCTTCGTGGCATCGATCGTGGGTCAGGCGTCGTTGCAGTGGCTTCCCAAAACCCAGCACATGAACCTGGGTTGCGTGGGCTTGATGCTGGGCATGATCTCTCTGGGCGTGAGCATCGCCACCGCCCAATTGCTGCTGCTCATTCTCGCCGGCCTGCTCGCGGGGATCGGGCAGGGCATGATCCTGCGCTCAGGCATGGGCGCGGTGACGGCGAGCAGTCCGCCTGATCAGAAGGCCGCTGTGACCTCCGCATTCTTCGTGGTGCTCTACGTGTCGATTTCGGTGCCGGTGGTGGCGGTCGGCTTCAGCGTGCAGGCGTTCGGCTTGCCTCATGTTGGCGAGTTCTTCGCTTCGCTGGTGGCGCTGGTCGCCTTGCTGGCGATGTTCAGCATGAAGCGGGTGCAGGCCCGGCAAGCGGCCGTTTCATCGGCAGGAAGCTGA
- a CDS encoding SDR family oxidoreductase, which yields MNTARFDFSGHRVLVTGASSGIGWEVTQQLLSAGARVYAMGRDAAALDTLASQGCEVLRVDMADQLQLASILAELPVMHGLVNCAGISILEAATEVSASAFDQVMTVNVRAAAIVAASVAKAMIGDGVKGSIVNVSSQASLVALDDHLSYCASKGAMDAMTRVQCGEWGKYGIRVNSVNPTVTLTPMAQMAWSEPSKRDPALAAIPLGRFAETSEVAAPILFLLSDAASMISGVSLPIDGGYTSK from the coding sequence GTGAACACTGCCCGTTTTGATTTCAGCGGCCACCGTGTGCTGGTCACCGGCGCCAGCAGCGGCATCGGTTGGGAAGTGACGCAGCAACTGCTCAGCGCAGGCGCCCGCGTGTATGCCATGGGACGCGATGCGGCTGCACTGGACACTCTGGCCAGTCAGGGCTGTGAGGTCTTGCGCGTGGACATGGCCGATCAGCTGCAACTGGCTTCGATACTCGCGGAGTTGCCGGTGATGCACGGCCTGGTCAATTGCGCCGGCATCTCCATTCTGGAAGCGGCGACCGAGGTCAGCGCCTCGGCGTTCGATCAGGTCATGACGGTGAACGTGCGCGCGGCCGCAATAGTGGCGGCCAGCGTGGCCAAGGCGATGATCGGGGACGGTGTGAAGGGCAGCATCGTCAATGTCTCAAGCCAGGCGTCGTTGGTGGCTCTGGACGATCACCTGAGTTATTGCGCGTCCAAAGGCGCCATGGACGCCATGACCCGTGTGCAGTGTGGCGAATGGGGCAAGTACGGGATCCGCGTCAACAGCGTCAACCCTACCGTGACCCTGACCCCGATGGCGCAGATGGCCTGGAGTGAGCCGAGCAAACGCGACCCTGCGTTGGCGGCCATTCCGCTCGGACGCTTCGCCGAAACCTCTGAGGTGGCGGCGCCGATTCTGTTTCTGTTGAGCGATGCTGCGTCGATGATCAGCGGTGTGTCACTGCCGATTGATGGGGGATATACCAGCAAATAG
- a CDS encoding LacI family DNA-binding transcriptional regulator, which produces MSKKTPVTISDIARRVNMTPVTVSRALNKPDLVKPATLARILEVAQELDYVPNAFARSLKRSESMIIGVITASVDNPFYSEMIKAISREAKKHGYTIMLVDTDGSEELERKAVDTLLSYRVAGIVLSPVSDEPEYQPAYLSRLSNGEIPVVQLDRAIHDSPFSHVVLDNYHSGLKGARYLLSQNPTMERLLVLTGPAHSRISEERLKGVTAALAESGKQVQLDVFAGDYTLAPSYQSTLDYLLEHSVPDAIFGFNQLITLGAMKALRDRNIPHESVPICGIDRLPFADIFGIPIACIAHDASRAGSSAVTLLLERIQDRYLPKAKVVIVGELENGVTG; this is translated from the coding sequence ATGAGCAAAAAAACGCCCGTCACCATTTCCGACATCGCCCGCCGCGTGAACATGACGCCGGTCACCGTTTCCCGTGCGTTGAACAAACCCGACCTGGTCAAGCCGGCCACGCTCGCGCGCATTCTGGAAGTGGCTCAGGAACTGGACTATGTGCCCAACGCGTTCGCCCGGAGCCTCAAGCGCAGCGAGAGCATGATCATCGGCGTGATCACGGCGTCGGTGGACAACCCGTTTTACAGCGAGATGATCAAAGCGATTTCCCGCGAGGCAAAAAAGCACGGCTACACCATCATGCTGGTGGACACCGATGGCTCGGAAGAGCTTGAACGTAAGGCGGTCGACACGCTGCTCAGTTATCGCGTCGCGGGTATCGTACTGTCCCCGGTATCGGATGAACCTGAGTACCAGCCTGCTTACCTCAGTCGCCTCAGCAACGGCGAGATTCCTGTCGTGCAACTGGACCGCGCGATCCATGACAGCCCTTTCAGCCATGTGGTGCTGGACAACTATCACAGCGGTCTGAAAGGCGCGCGTTACCTGTTGTCGCAAAACCCGACAATGGAAAGGCTGCTGGTGTTGACGGGGCCGGCGCACTCGCGGATTTCCGAGGAGCGCCTCAAGGGCGTGACGGCGGCGCTCGCAGAGAGCGGCAAGCAGGTTCAACTGGATGTGTTTGCCGGTGATTACACCCTGGCGCCTTCGTACCAGAGCACGCTGGATTACCTGCTTGAACATTCCGTGCCCGATGCGATTTTTGGCTTTAACCAGTTGATCACGCTCGGGGCGATGAAGGCACTGCGTGATCGAAACATCCCTCACGAGAGCGTGCCCATCTGCGGCATCGACCGGTTGCCGTTCGCCGACATCTTCGGAATCCCCATCGCCTGCATCGCACACGACGCTTCGCGCGCAGGCAGCAGCGCCGTGACGCTGTTGCTGGAGCGGATTCAGGATCGGTATTTGCCGAAGGCGAAGGTGGTGATTGTGGGCGAGCTGGAAAATGGGGTGACTGGCTGA
- a CDS encoding GNAT family N-acetyltransferase encodes MEPILELNSARLLMRQWRDDDLPAFAHMCADPQVMRYFPAPLTRLESAKMIGRVRGHFAEYGFGLWALERKDTGEFIGFTGLNVVGFDAAFTPAVEIGWRLAREHWGLGYASEAAWTVLGCGFEHVELDEIVSFTAVSNLPSQKVMQAIGMQNNPVDDFDHPNLPEGHPLRPHVLYRINRQQWLATL; translated from the coding sequence ATGGAGCCGATACTTGAGCTCAACAGCGCACGCTTGTTGATGCGTCAGTGGCGAGATGATGATTTGCCAGCCTTTGCACACATGTGCGCGGATCCACAGGTGATGCGGTATTTTCCTGCGCCGCTCACACGGCTCGAAAGCGCCAAGATGATCGGTCGCGTGCGGGGGCATTTCGCGGAATACGGCTTTGGCCTGTGGGCGCTGGAGCGTAAGGACACCGGGGAGTTCATCGGTTTCACCGGTCTGAATGTGGTGGGTTTCGACGCCGCGTTCACCCCGGCGGTGGAGATCGGCTGGCGCCTGGCCCGCGAGCACTGGGGCCTGGGGTATGCCAGTGAAGCCGCCTGGACCGTGCTGGGCTGCGGGTTCGAGCATGTCGAGCTGGATGAAATCGTGTCATTCACGGCGGTCAGCAATCTGCCGTCGCAGAAGGTCATGCAAGCCATCGGCATGCAGAACAATCCGGTCGATGATTTCGATCACCCGAACCTGCCCGAAGGCCATCCGCTGAGGCCTCACGTGCTCTATCGCATCAACCGCCAGCAGTGGCTGGCGACCTTGTGA
- a CDS encoding histone deacetylase family protein, whose protein sequence is MSLPLIYHEDYSPAFPPDHRFPMDKFRLLHDHLIDSGLTTDAQLFRPEVCPDDILALAHDPSYIRRYMDGDLSREDQRRLGLPWSEDLARRTVRAVGGSLLTAEKALQHGLACHLAGGTHHAHYDYPAGFCIFNDLAIISHYLLQSGRVDRVLIFDCDVHQGDGTARILEHTDDAITVSLHCEKNFPARKARSDWDIPLPMGMGDDDYLKVVDDTLNYLLPLYRPDLVLYDAGVDVHKDDALGYLQLTDDGVARRDEAVMRHCLGRDIPVMGVIGGGYSKDREALARRHGILHHSAQRVWMSEGL, encoded by the coding sequence ATGTCCCTGCCGCTTATCTATCACGAAGACTACAGTCCGGCGTTCCCGCCCGACCATCGTTTCCCGATGGACAAATTCCGTCTGCTGCACGACCACCTTATTGACAGCGGACTGACCACGGATGCTCAGTTATTCCGTCCAGAGGTCTGCCCGGACGACATTCTCGCGCTTGCCCATGACCCTTCGTATATCCGGCGCTACATGGACGGCGACTTGTCGCGCGAAGATCAGCGTCGTCTGGGCCTGCCCTGGAGCGAAGACCTGGCCCGACGGACCGTGCGCGCCGTCGGCGGATCGTTGCTGACCGCCGAGAAGGCGTTGCAGCACGGTCTGGCCTGTCACCTGGCGGGCGGCACCCATCACGCGCATTACGATTATCCCGCAGGATTTTGCATCTTCAACGACCTGGCGATCATCAGCCATTACCTGCTGCAAAGCGGTCGGGTCGACCGGGTATTGATCTTCGACTGTGACGTCCATCAAGGCGATGGTACGGCGCGCATTCTTGAACACACCGACGACGCGATCACCGTTTCGCTGCATTGCGAAAAAAACTTCCCCGCGCGCAAGGCCCGGAGTGATTGGGACATTCCGCTGCCAATGGGCATGGGCGACGACGACTACCTGAAAGTAGTCGATGACACGCTCAATTACCTGCTGCCGCTGTATCGACCCGACTTGGTGCTGTATGACGCAGGAGTCGATGTGCACAAGGATGATGCGCTGGGTTACCTGCAACTGACTGACGACGGCGTGGCGCGTCGGGATGAAGCCGTGATGCGCCATTGTCTGGGCCGAGACATCCCGGTGATGGGCGTGATCGGAGGCGGGTACAGCAAGGATCGCGAAGCCCTGGCGCGTCGGCACGGGATTCTGCATCACAGCGCGCAGCGGGTGTGGATGTCGGAGGGGCTGTAG
- a CDS encoding substrate-binding domain-containing protein, which produces MKKILPYLLSAAITFIPAAFTHAATATAPVQLIVLSSGGIMGAFKAVTPDYEQRVGVKLQGEVAPSMGATPQAIPNRLARQEPADVVLMVGAALDKLIKDGKVDPKTRVDLGKSYIAMAVRHGAPHPDISTMDAFKQTLLDAKSIAYSDSASGVYLSRVLFNQMHIADRIQSKSHMIPAEPVGEVVARGDAEIGFQQLSELKPVDGIDIIGLIPDQAQQMTLYSAGVVTKSKHPEQAKQFLEFLSSSAAAPAIKASGLDPIAK; this is translated from the coding sequence ATGAAAAAAATCCTGCCTTACCTGCTGAGCGCCGCCATCACCTTCATTCCTGCGGCTTTTACCCATGCCGCAACGGCCACAGCCCCCGTTCAACTGATCGTTTTGAGCTCCGGCGGCATCATGGGCGCCTTCAAGGCCGTGACCCCGGATTACGAACAACGCGTGGGCGTCAAACTGCAAGGTGAAGTGGCGCCGTCAATGGGCGCAACCCCGCAGGCCATCCCCAATCGCCTAGCGCGTCAGGAGCCTGCCGATGTCGTGCTGATGGTGGGTGCCGCTCTGGACAAGCTGATCAAAGACGGCAAGGTCGATCCGAAAACCCGCGTCGATCTGGGCAAATCCTACATCGCCATGGCTGTCCGTCACGGCGCGCCGCACCCTGATATCAGTACCATGGACGCTTTCAAACAGACCCTGCTCGACGCCAAGAGCATCGCGTATTCCGACAGCGCCAGCGGCGTTTACCTGTCACGCGTTCTGTTCAACCAAATGCACATCGCCGACCGTATCCAGAGCAAGAGCCACATGATCCCCGCCGAGCCCGTAGGTGAAGTGGTTGCGCGTGGGGACGCCGAGATCGGCTTTCAACAATTGAGCGAATTGAAGCCGGTGGACGGGATCGACATCATCGGTCTGATCCCTGATCAGGCCCAGCAGATGACCCTGTATTCCGCAGGCGTCGTGACCAAGAGCAAACATCCGGAGCAAGCCAAACAGTTCCTGGAGTTCCTGAGCTCGTCGGCGGCAGCGCCTGCGATCAAGGCCAGCGGGCTGGACCCGATTGCGAAGTAG
- a CDS encoding acyltransferase family protein: protein MKPVQRFTTLDSFRGVCALLVVFFHLHVVDTFIQLPFFRRDEVLLNFFFVLSGFVLAHTYGMKPNLSFKSFFISRVFRLYPLHLLMLAVFILFETVRWIAYNKGFYLNNVPFTGLFAPKEILPNLFLVQAWTTLTETMSFNYPSWTISIEFYIYMLFGALCMFSMKNRFLLFAAISLTAFALIFSGNEPLVERAMLGLSCFFAGNITYVVYLLIRDKFVPRPWLMTILECAMMYATYWIVMNDFDYRSPVGSLTFCGLVLLFAFEGGLVSALLKTGVFVLLGKLSYSIYMTHAAFLFCLSTVFIVAQKVTGLELAPMIDGQRFMDTGSMLANNLFVVAVAVVCVVIAGFAHKYVEMKGYELGKRVVGGSAKARTPLDKPESVPAMEPRVDRVA, encoded by the coding sequence ATGAAACCTGTTCAGCGATTTACCACACTCGACAGTTTCAGAGGTGTTTGCGCATTGCTGGTCGTGTTCTTCCATCTGCATGTGGTCGACACGTTCATCCAGCTGCCGTTCTTCCGACGAGACGAGGTACTGCTTAATTTCTTCTTTGTCCTCAGTGGCTTTGTTCTTGCTCACACCTACGGCATGAAGCCGAACCTTTCATTCAAATCCTTCTTCATTTCCCGAGTTTTTCGCCTCTATCCGCTGCACCTGTTGATGCTGGCCGTGTTCATCCTGTTCGAGACGGTTCGCTGGATCGCCTACAACAAGGGCTTCTACCTCAATAACGTTCCGTTTACCGGGCTTTTCGCGCCGAAGGAAATCCTGCCCAACCTGTTCCTGGTTCAGGCCTGGACTACGCTGACGGAAACCATGTCGTTCAACTACCCGTCCTGGACCATCAGCATCGAGTTTTACATCTACATGCTGTTCGGTGCCCTGTGCATGTTCTCCATGAAAAACCGCTTCCTGTTGTTCGCCGCGATATCGCTGACGGCCTTTGCGCTGATCTTTTCGGGAAACGAGCCGCTGGTCGAGCGGGCCATGCTCGGGTTGTCCTGCTTCTTTGCCGGCAACATCACCTACGTGGTGTACCTGCTCATCCGGGACAAGTTCGTGCCCCGGCCCTGGCTGATGACGATTCTGGAGTGCGCGATGATGTACGCGACCTACTGGATCGTGATGAACGACTTCGACTATCGCTCGCCCGTTGGCAGCCTGACGTTTTGCGGGTTGGTGCTGCTGTTCGCGTTCGAAGGTGGTCTGGTGTCTGCGCTGTTGAAGACCGGCGTATTCGTCCTGCTGGGCAAACTGTCGTATTCGATTTACATGACCCACGCAGCGTTCCTGTTCTGCCTCTCGACAGTGTTCATCGTGGCGCAGAAAGTCACGGGCCTGGAGCTGGCGCCGATGATCGACGGTCAGCGATTCATGGACACAGGGTCAATGCTCGCCAACAACCTCTTCGTAGTGGCGGTTGCCGTGGTGTGCGTCGTGATCGCGGGCTTTGCGCACAAATACGTCGAGATGAAAGGCTACGAACTCGGCAAGCGCGTGGTCGGCGGCTCGGCAAAGGCCAGAACGCCGTTGGACAAGCCGGAGTCAGTCCCTGCGATGGAGCCGCGAGTTGACCGAGTGGCGTGA